A stretch of DNA from Dysgonomonas mossii:
GCTGGACACGATCATGGAGATGCACCGCATGAAGAGCGGAGCACTGGTGCGCGCCTCGGTGCGCATGGGCGCATTGTGCGCCCTGCCCGAGGACGCCTCGAGCGCCGCGCTGTACGCGGCGCTCGACCGCTACAGCAGCTGTTTCGGCCTGGCCCTGCAGGTGGTGGACGACATTCTCGACGCGACGGCGGACGCCGGGGTGCTGGGCAAGACCCCCGGCAAGGATGCGGCGGCGCGCAAGCCGACCTGCGCATCGGCCATGGGTTTGCCGGCCGCGCGCCGCTGCGCGCTGGACTTGCTGCGCAACGCCGCAGAGGCCCTCGCTCCGCTGGGGCCGCGCGCGGGCCAGCTGGTGCAGATGCTGCAGCGTGCCCATGCCCACCTGCCCGCACATGCGCCGGGCC
This window harbors:
- a CDS encoding polyprenyl synthetase family protein translates to LDTIMEMHRMKSGALVRASVRMGALCALPEDASSAALYAALDRYSSCFGLALQVVDDILDATADAGVLGKTPGKDAAARKPTCASAMGLPAARRCALDLLRNAAEALAPLGPRAGQLVQMLQRAHAHLPAHAPG